In the Aliarcobacter cryaerophilus genome, one interval contains:
- a CDS encoding inositol monophosphatase family protein: protein MQKKLIQIIKKAGKILKKGYYSNKDVKFKAKKDLVTKYDLAVENYLKKEFSKYFKEFNLIAEESDNSLVEFGNSIIIDPIDGTTNFVNGVPHTAISVGVYKDKKPYIGVVYNPILDELYFAKHKKGAFLNGKKIKVSLQNDLQKSLLATGFPYSSGENTKDLKDVIKKIENILPECQDLRRLGSASIDLCMVAKGVYEGYYEMNLKPWDVSAGVIILSEAGGRITNIRGTTFDMFKDKYIVASNGKIHDKLLSKLDI from the coding sequence ATGCAAAAGAAACTTATTCAAATTATAAAAAAAGCTGGAAAAATTTTAAAAAAAGGTTACTACTCAAATAAAGATGTAAAATTTAAAGCAAAAAAAGATTTAGTTACAAAATATGATTTAGCAGTTGAAAATTATCTAAAAAAAGAGTTTTCTAAATATTTCAAAGAGTTTAATCTTATAGCTGAAGAGTCAGATAATAGTTTGGTAGAGTTTGGGAATTCAATAATAATTGATCCAATAGATGGAACTACAAACTTTGTAAATGGTGTACCACATACTGCTATTTCTGTTGGAGTTTATAAAGATAAAAAGCCATATATTGGTGTAGTTTATAATCCTATTTTAGATGAGTTATATTTTGCAAAACATAAAAAAGGTGCATTTTTAAATGGTAAAAAAATAAAAGTAAGTTTGCAAAATGATTTACAAAAATCACTTCTAGCCACAGGTTTTCCATATAGTAGTGGTGAAAATACAAAAGATTTAAAAGATGTGATAAAAAAAATTGAGAATATCTTACCTGAGTGTCAAGATTTAAGAAGATTAGGAAGTGCATCTATTGATTTATGTATGGTTGCAAAAGGCGTTTATGAAGGTTACTATGAAATGAATCTGAAACCTTGGGATGTTAGTGCTGGAGTTATAATTTTAAGTGAAGCTGGTGGGAGAATTACAAATATTAGAGGTACTACTTTTGATATGTTTAAAGATAAATATATAGTTGCCTCAAATGGTAAAATTCATGATAAATTACTAAGTAAACTAGATATTTAG
- a CDS encoding YkgJ family cysteine cluster protein, producing the protein MKNFVKLEDKNIKFGDCNNCFAHCCSGSFGSIFSQILKEEFEDVYKNFPILFIFGSLGFVKPVILLSNGFDFCPHLKDFRCTIYENRPKVCRTYPLSPNIDNFIYIDNSCPELNKADNILNFEDEIFENYQEKYINTHFEFEKLKIEEFEKILSIKGVDFYRFIGDEKSKYLDFHKLSIKLLENFKL; encoded by the coding sequence ATGAAAAACTTTGTAAAACTTGAAGATAAAAATATTAAATTTGGTGATTGTAATAATTGCTTTGCTCATTGTTGTAGTGGAAGTTTTGGTTCTATTTTTTCACAAATTCTAAAAGAAGAGTTTGAAGATGTTTATAAAAACTTTCCTATTTTATTTATTTTTGGCTCTTTAGGTTTTGTAAAACCTGTAATTTTACTATCAAATGGTTTTGATTTTTGTCCACATTTAAAAGATTTCAGATGTACAATTTATGAGAATAGACCAAAGGTGTGTAGAACTTATCCTTTAAGTCCAAATATAGATAATTTTATCTATATTGACAACTCATGTCCCGAATTAAACAAAGCAGATAATATCTTAAATTTTGAAGATGAGATATTTGAAAATTATCAAGAGAAATATATTAATACTCACTTTGAATTTGAAAAACTTAAAATTGAAGAGTTTGAAAAAATTTTATCTATAAAAGGAGTTGATTTTTACAGATTTATTGGAGATGAAAAATCTAAATATTTAGATTTTCATAAACTCTCAATTAAACTATTAGAAAACTTTAAATTATAA
- a CDS encoding leucyl aminopeptidase, whose product MKINILEISKNKDFDLEIVLVNNLNQIECEKDREILENLEFKVKDETAVLLAQSKKIYASFEEFTYDSLAIAMATAIKRFNSTNYKSVKLLLNNSLKDNFKALVEGSILGSYSFDNYKSEKSNKKQELAFVVDDKDSQLTTILKESQTICEAVNSARDMVNTAPADFTPKSFVKEAQNIAKEFELDCEILGEKDLEKQKMMSMHSVGRASVHESQLIHLKYKPKKAIKKVVLVGKGLTYDSGGLSLKPADFMITMKADKSGGVAVLNTIKVIAKLKLPIEVHVIIGAVENMIGGNAYKPDDILRAKNGKTIEVRNTDAEGRLVLADCLCYAQDEIKNIDYLLDFATLTGACVVGLGEYTTGVMGNSESLKQKALEACENSGEYATKLDFNRYLKKCIKSEIADVCNISNTRYGGAITAGMFLDNFIYEENKNRWIHFDIAGPAFVEKAWGYNPYGASGTGVRMAVQFIKDLIKL is encoded by the coding sequence ATGAAAATTAATATTTTAGAAATATCAAAAAATAAAGATTTTGATTTAGAGATAGTTTTAGTAAATAATCTAAATCAAATTGAGTGTGAAAAGGATAGAGAGATTTTAGAAAATCTTGAGTTTAAAGTAAAAGATGAAACAGCAGTTTTATTGGCACAAAGTAAAAAAATATATGCTTCTTTTGAAGAGTTTACATACGATAGTTTAGCAATTGCAATGGCAACTGCAATTAAAAGATTTAACTCAACAAACTATAAGAGTGTAAAACTTTTATTAAATAATAGTTTAAAAGATAATTTTAAAGCTTTAGTTGAAGGATCAATTTTAGGTTCATATTCATTTGATAATTATAAAAGTGAAAAAAGTAATAAAAAACAGGAGTTAGCTTTTGTTGTTGATGATAAAGATTCTCAATTAACTACTATTTTAAAAGAGTCTCAAACTATTTGTGAGGCAGTAAATAGTGCAAGAGATATGGTAAACACTGCTCCTGCTGATTTTACACCAAAAAGTTTTGTAAAAGAGGCACAAAATATTGCAAAAGAGTTTGAACTTGATTGCGAAATTTTAGGTGAAAAAGATTTAGAAAAGCAAAAAATGATGTCAATGCATAGTGTTGGAAGAGCTAGTGTTCATGAATCACAACTAATACATCTTAAATATAAACCTAAAAAAGCTATTAAAAAAGTTGTACTTGTTGGAAAAGGTTTAACTTATGATAGCGGTGGATTATCTTTAAAACCAGCTGATTTTATGATTACTATGAAAGCTGATAAATCAGGTGGAGTTGCTGTTTTAAATACTATAAAAGTTATTGCAAAATTAAAATTACCTATTGAAGTTCATGTAATAATTGGAGCAGTTGAAAATATGATTGGTGGAAATGCTTATAAGCCAGATGATATTTTAAGAGCTAAAAATGGTAAAACTATAGAAGTAAGAAATACAGATGCAGAAGGAAGATTAGTTCTTGCAGATTGTTTATGTTATGCTCAAGATGAGATTAAAAATATAGACTATCTTTTAGATTTTGCAACTTTAACTGGTGCTTGTGTTGTTGGACTTGGTGAATATACAACAGGAGTTATGGGAAATAGTGAAAGCTTAAAACAAAAAGCCCTTGAAGCTTGTGAAAACTCAGGGGAGTATGCTACAAAACTAGATTTTAATAGATATCTAAAAAAGTGTATAAAATCTGAAATTGCTGATGTTTGTAATATCTCAAATACAAGATACGGTGGAGCAATAACAGCTGGAATGTTTTTAGATAATTTTATATATGAAGAGAATAAAAACAGATGGATACATTTCGATATAGCTGGACCTGCATTTGTAGAAAAAGCTTGGGGATATAATCCATACGGTGCAAGTGGAACAGGTGTTAGAATGGCTGTTCAATTTATAAAAGACTTAATAAAATTATAA
- a CDS encoding DedA family protein: protein MRELFRKIQPYTGKIFAVGLITFLSFLFYNLYNAPVDGFEEKFIYLLKQYGYVILFVWSMLEGEMGLIMAGLMAHDGSMNLFLAIFIAGLGGFAGDQVYFYIGRFNKDGVLKRLRGQRRKFAFAHLLLKKHGWPIIFTQRYMYGMRTIIPISIGLTRYDARKFAFINLISAWCWAAITIVPVWYFGNQIMVVLHWAKEHWYLAIPIAAIFGGGIIYYFNKATKKIEKRVMNEN from the coding sequence ATGAGAGAACTTTTTAGGAAAATTCAGCCATATACGGGAAAGATTTTTGCAGTCGGATTGATAACATTTTTATCTTTTCTTTTTTATAATCTATACAATGCACCTGTTGATGGGTTTGAAGAGAAATTTATTTATCTTTTAAAACAGTATGGTTATGTGATACTTTTTGTATGGAGTATGCTAGAAGGTGAGATGGGTTTAATTATGGCTGGTCTTATGGCTCATGATGGTTCTATGAATCTATTTTTAGCTATTTTTATTGCAGGTCTTGGTGGATTTGCTGGAGATCAAGTATATTTTTATATTGGTAGATTCAATAAAGATGGAGTTTTAAAAAGATTAAGAGGGCAAAGAAGAAAGTTTGCATTTGCCCATTTACTTTTAAAAAAACATGGTTGGCCAATAATTTTTACTCAAAGATATATGTATGGTATGCGAACAATTATTCCAATTTCTATAGGACTTACAAGATATGATGCAAGAAAATTTGCATTTATAAATTTAATAAGTGCTTGGTGTTGGGCTGCTATTACAATCGTTCCTGTTTGGTATTTTGGAAATCAGATTATGGTTGTACTTCACTGGGCAAAAGAGCACTGGTATTTAGCAATTCCAATAGCAGCTATTTTTGGTGGAGGAATTATATATTATTTTAACAAAGCAACAAAAAAAATTGAAAAAAGGGTAATGAATGAAAATTAA
- the trpB gene encoding tryptophan synthase subunit beta, giving the protein MSNYIPKKSIFDPNSNGEFGVGGEFGIFGGQYVPETLMPILKELEATYSKYRFDKEFWAEVNYYLKDYVGRENPLYFAKNISDEIGSKIYLKREDLNHTGAHKVNNVIAQGLLAKKMGKTKVIAETGAGQHGVATATIAALLGLECTVFMGAKDVQRQELNVFRMKLLGAKVVAVESGSKTLKDAMNDAIRYWVTNARDTFYIIGTVAGPHPYPMMVRDFQAVIGYESRKQILEKENRLPDYVVACIGGGSNSIGMFSHFLEDKSVTCVGIEAGGLGLDTPKHGSCLAKGTPGILHGQCSYLLQDEDGQVLEAHSISAGLDYPGVGPEHSFHKDNKTVAYDNITDKEALDAFVWLSQKEGIIPAFESAHAIAYLKKAKDKLKDKLVIVCLSGRGDKDMIQAKSLLNFD; this is encoded by the coding sequence ATGAGTAACTATATCCCAAAAAAAAGTATATTTGATCCAAATTCAAATGGAGAGTTTGGTGTTGGTGGAGAGTTTGGAATTTTTGGAGGACAGTATGTTCCTGAAACATTGATGCCTATTTTAAAAGAGCTTGAAGCTACTTATAGTAAATATAGATTTGATAAAGAGTTTTGGGCTGAGGTAAACTATTACTTAAAAGATTATGTTGGACGTGAAAATCCACTATATTTTGCAAAAAATATAAGTGATGAGATTGGTTCTAAAATCTATTTAAAAAGAGAAGATTTAAATCACACAGGTGCGCATAAAGTTAATAATGTAATAGCTCAAGGATTACTAGCAAAAAAAATGGGAAAAACAAAAGTAATAGCTGAAACAGGAGCTGGGCAACATGGAGTTGCAACTGCAACAATTGCAGCTTTGCTTGGACTTGAGTGTACTGTTTTTATGGGTGCAAAAGATGTACAAAGACAAGAGTTAAATGTATTTAGAATGAAACTTTTAGGTGCTAAAGTTGTTGCAGTAGAAAGTGGAAGTAAAACTTTAAAAGATGCAATGAATGATGCAATTAGATATTGGGTTACAAACGCAAGAGATACATTTTATATAATTGGAACAGTTGCAGGTCCTCATCCATACCCTATGATGGTTCGAGATTTTCAAGCAGTAATTGGTTATGAATCAAGAAAACAGATTTTAGAAAAAGAGAATAGACTTCCTGATTATGTAGTTGCTTGTATTGGTGGAGGATCAAACTCTATTGGTATGTTTTCTCATTTTTTAGAAGATAAAAGTGTTACTTGTGTTGGAATTGAAGCAGGTGGTTTAGGACTTGATACGCCTAAACATGGAAGCTGTTTAGCAAAAGGAACTCCTGGAATTTTACATGGGCAGTGTTCATATTTACTTCAAGATGAAGATGGACAAGTTTTAGAAGCCCATAGTATTAGTGCAGGTCTTGATTATCCAGGAGTTGGACCAGAACATAGTTTTCACAAAGATAATAAAACAGTTGCATATGATAATATAACTGATAAAGAGGCACTTGATGCTTTTGTTTGGTTAAGTCAAAAAGAGGGAATTATTCCAGCATTTGAATCAGCTCATGCAATTGCATATTTAAAAAAAGCAAAAGATAAATTAAAAGATAAATTAGTAATAGTGTGTTTATCAGGTAGAGGTGATAAAGATATGATACAGGCAAAAAGCCTACTAAATTTTGACTAA